The following are encoded in a window of Esox lucius isolate fEsoLuc1 chromosome 14, fEsoLuc1.pri, whole genome shotgun sequence genomic DNA:
- the ccar2 gene encoding cell cycle and apoptosis regulator protein 2, producing the protein MDCQIKQRVFTGVVTQLQEHYGIVDQEVRFQKSVVKGRVPAVGERVLVKAVLDLSHSHSWNAQRVQSLTEHTPTSKCPPPLLPSMMPAHGPKPGIMGNKPQPLLKSPKIPPLIPSILHTVAKPGLLQTPSWGCQFEGWGRGTRKRPADAGRRGDRREDSGVRGCDLKRRRWEEEKEAQPKKISTPPQSPVLFSCFSRDCMSCDSLELQRRYPHLSLPPSVCHLSVSWTDSFPPSQPLSFPLPEPCLYHIGPAQPEADQHTHTEREGAEYTVKVLLLSMTSSEELYRQCCGLQDQTEPQEGTVHPASLIKFLLGQVGGEFRVLGGPWSPEKDGGGPGPLKEPQALMRTALRCVKEQTGLDLSSCSHWYKMAELSYVCEGKVETVVFLLPDVWRIVPTEEDWNTLRTQEEGATLPASPCLVVKPPPGLTLCPVALSSLLEQPTSATREAFEVGLLAELFCEMLQRDFGLVLYQCLCSLPPTHKPLEDDKTKNVNRPRVRDDRRSKRFQERGETRGRSTEDREDETDDDGEEMDDKQIKDEREPERENMEKQGPPCEGLDCLLKHNVLSRRVLLACVFFDRQLTGTLRQADLHNIFLSLGLWLTPAQVQVLLNKVCVEGLCPYRKLAFRWEETEHAEPDNSMEGNRRLFPGAPVKEKTCGRRSGSSRGTAAGVGAEVVTYRGSVVNIPSLLKALEAADRTRLALEQRVAALQNTLVDAAAVTQGQEEGLSSRLEQVELRSSSYEKKLKEDAGHMIALIHKMQEMVDKTTSLTQSKTGAEDEEH; encoded by the exons ATGGATTGTCAG ATAAAACAGCGTGTCTTCACTGGGGTCGTGACCCAGCTCCAAGAGCATTATGGAATTGTGGACCAGGAAGTTCGTTTTCAGAAAAG tgtgGTGAAGGGGAGAGTTCCAGCGGTGGGGGAGAGAGTACTAGTGAAGGCTGTCTTGGATCTGTCTCATTCCCACAGCTGGAATGCCCAGAGAGTACAAAGCCTAACAGAACACACACCG ACATCCAAGTGCCCGCCCCCACTCCTGCCCTCCATGATGCCTGCACATGGACCTAAACCAGGCATTATGGGGAACAAGCCACAGCCTCTCCTCAAATCTCCCAAGatccctcctctcatccccaGCATCCTTCACACTGTGGCCAAGC cgGGTCTGCTGCAGACCCCATCGTGGGGGTGTCAGTTTGAGGGCTGGGGAAGAGGCACCAGGAAGAGACCCGCTGACGCCGGGAGACGGGGAGACCGCCG GGAGGACAGTGGAGTCCGGGGTTGTGACTTGAAGCgtaggaggtgggaggaggagaaggaagcgCAACCCAAAAAGATCTCTACTCCACCTCAGAGTCCCGTCCTCTTCTCCTGCTTCTCCAGAGATTG CATGTCATGTGACAGTCTGGAGCTGCAGCGTCGCTACCCCCAcctgtctctccccccctccgTCTGTCACCTGTCAGTCAGCTGGACTGACAGCTTCCCTCCGTCCCAGCCCCTGTCCTTTCCACTGCCAGAGCCCTGCCTCTACCACATAGGCCCCGCCCAGCCTGAGGccgaccaacacacacacacagagagagagggagcggagTACACTGTGAAG GTGCTGCTGTTGTCCATGACGAGCTCAGAGGAGCTGTACAGACAGTGCTGTGGGCTGCAGGATCAGACCGAACCACAAGAGGGCACTGTGCACCCAGCCTCTCTCATCAAG TTCCTGTTGGGGCAGGTGGGAGGGGAGTTTCGGGTCCTGGGGGGTCCATGGTCCCCTGAGAAGGATGGAGGTGGTCCAGGTCCACTAAAGGAACCTCAGGCGCTAATGAGAACTGCCCTGCGGTGTGTGAAGGAACAGACTGGACTGGACCTCAGTTCCTGCTCCCATTG GTATAAGATGGCAGAGCTGAGCTATGTGTGTGAGGGGAAGGTAGAGACCGTGGTGTTTCTGCTACCTGATGTCTGGCGAATCGTACCTACAGAAGAGGACTGGAACACACTCAGGAcacaggag GAAGGGGCCACTCTCCCTGCATCTCCATGCCTGGTTGTGAAGCCTCCCCCTGGGCTAACCCTCTGCCCCGTTGCCCTCTCCTCACTGCTGGAGCAGCCCACTTCCGCAACTAGGGAGGCCTTTGAG gTGGGCTTGCTGGCCGAGTTGTTTTGTGAGATGCTTCAGAGGGACTTTGGTCTGGTTCTCTACCAGTGTCTCTGCTCCCTACCACCTACACACAAACCCTTg GAAGATGACAAGACAAAGAATGTCAATAGGCCCAGAGTGAGGGATGACAGGAGGAGTAAAAGATTtcaggaaagaggagagaccaGAGGGAGATCCACAGAGGATAGGGAGGATGAGACGGATGATGATGGTGAAGAAATGGATGATAAACAAATCAAGGATGAGAGAGAGCCAGAAAGAG aaaatatgGAAAAGCAAGGGCCACCGTGTGAGGGTTTGGACTGCCTCCTAAAGCACAAT gTGCTTTCTCGTAGGGTGTTGTTGGCCTGTGTGTTCTTTGACAGACAGCTGACGGGAACCCTCCGACAAGCAGACCTCCACAACATCTTCCTGTCACTTGGGTTGTGGCTAACACCCGCCCAGGTCCAGGTGTTGCTGAATaaggtgtgtgtggaggggctGTGTCCATACAGGAAGCTAGCCTTTCGCTGGGAGGAGACAGAACACGCAGAACCTGACAACAGCATGGAAG GTAACCGCAGGTTGTTCCCTGGAGCTCCAGTGAAAGAGAAGACGTGCGGCCGGAGGTCTGGGAGTTCCAGGGGGACCGCAGCAGGCGTAGGGGCTGAGGTGGTCACCTACAGAGGCAGTGTGGTCAACATCCCCAGCCTGCTTAAGGCCCTGGAGGCTGCCGACAGGACAAGGCTGGCCCTGGAGCAGCGTGTCGCTGCCCTACAGAACACACtgg TGGATGCTGCAGCTGTCACTCAGGGCCAAGAGGAGGGTCTTAGTAGCAGGCTGGAGCAGGTGGAGCTTCGTAGCTCGTCCTATGAGAAGAAGCTGAAGGAGGATGCCGGTCACATGATCGCTCTCATCCACAAGATGCAAGAAATGGTGGACAAG ACAACAAGCCTGACCCAATCAAAAACAGGGGCAGAGGATGAAGAACACTGA